TGACTTGCCAATCTGGGGATTTATTGGAACAATTGACAAAGAAGGGAAAAATGACCCCAGCGAGTATAAGTATTTCCTTTACAAGCACATTCAGTTCGATGTTCTATACAACAAAGATCGTGTGATTGAAATCAGTGCCCGCATGGATCCTCATTCTGTTGTGGACCTTACTGAGGACAAGGAAGTTGAAACTGAGTTTCTTTATTCTGCAAAATGGAAGCCAACAGATATTCCTTTTGAGAGGAGAATGGAAAAATACTCTCAgtcttcttctttgccacatcACTTAGAGATTCATTGGTTCTCAATCATAAACTCCTGTGTAACAGTTCTTCTTCTGACTGGTTTTCTGGCCACCATTCTCATGCGTGTCTTAAAGAATGATTTTATGAAGTATGACTTGCTATTGAGCAACGGATTATAATCTTATTACTTAGAGCGTTGCtctattaattttctttttcttgtatcTTATCTGCTATAATTTCCCCCAGATATGCACAAGATGAGGAAGCTGCTGATGATCAAGAGGAGACAGGGTGGAAATATATTCATGGTGATGTTTTCCGGTTTCCGAAGAATAAATCATTGTTTGCAGCTGCCTTAGGTTCTGGTACTCAATTGTTTGCTCTGTAAGAATCTTCTAATGCCCTTTTACCCTGTCTATGTTGAAGCTTGTTTGCCCAATATAAGTTGTAAACTTTATCGAATGTCATTTCTATTTCCATTTGTTTGTGCAGTaccattttcattttcactcTTGCACTGGTTGGTGTATTTTATCCCTATAACCGAGGAGCTTTATTTACTGCACTGGTGGTCATATATGCTCTCACATCTGGCATTGCTGGCTACACTGCTACTTCCTTCTATATTCAACTTGAAGGGACTAATTGGGTACACATGGATTTCTGCATTGATGGTTGCCAATGGTTGGATTTTATTGATAAAATACCTGTGAATGaaatcatttataaatttattttcttgttttacagGTTAGAAACTTACTGCTGACAGGATGCCTCTTTTGTGGCCCTCTGTTCCTGATGTTCTGTTTCCTTAACACAGTTGCAATTGTTTATAGCGCAACTGCTGCTCTCCCATTTGGCACAATTTTGGTGATTGTCCTAATATGGACATTGGTAACTTCACCATTACTTGTCTTGGGCGGTATTGCAGGGAAAAATAGCAAAGCCGAGTTCCAAGCACCTGTCCGCACTACAAAATATCCCCGAGAGATTCCTCCTCTGCCTTGGTACAGGAGTACCATCCCCCAGATGGCAATGGCTGGATTTCTACCATTCAGTGCCATCTACATTGAGCTGTACTACATTTTCGCTAGTGTTTGGGGCCACAGGATTTATACTATTTACAGCATACTTTTCATTGTCTTCATTATTCTCTTGATTGTCACTGC
The genomic region above belongs to Arachis duranensis cultivar V14167 chromosome 3, aradu.V14167.gnm2.J7QH, whole genome shotgun sequence and contains:
- the LOC107482062 gene encoding transmembrane 9 superfamily member 3; translation: MGRAQFSTLLFSLAILTSLLPTHVRSDASNHRYNEGDPVPLYANKVGPFHNPSETYRYFDLPFCSTGHEKEKTEALGEVLNGDRLVSAPYVLDFNKDKDLISVCKKKLTKKDVARFREAVKKDYYFQMYYDDLPIWGFIGTIDKEGKNDPSEYKYFLYKHIQFDVLYNKDRVIEISARMDPHSVVDLTEDKEVETEFLYSAKWKPTDIPFERRMEKYSQSSSLPHHLEIHWFSIINSCVTVLLLTGFLATILMRVLKNDFMKYAQDEEAADDQEETGWKYIHGDVFRFPKNKSLFAAALGSGTQLFALTIFIFTLALVGVFYPYNRGALFTALVVIYALTSGIAGYTATSFYIQLEGTNWVRNLLLTGCLFCGPLFLMFCFLNTVAIVYSATAALPFGTILVIVLIWTLVTSPLLVLGGIAGKNSKAEFQAPVRTTKYPREIPPLPWYRSTIPQMAMAGFLPFSAIYIELYYIFASVWGHRIYTIYSILFIVFIILLIVTAFITVALTYFQLAAEDHEWWWRSFLCGGSTGLFIYGYCLYYYYARSDMSGFMQTSFFFGYMACICYGFFLMLGSVGFRASLLFVRHIYRSIKCE